From the Vespa velutina chromosome 16, iVesVel2.1, whole genome shotgun sequence genome, one window contains:
- the LOC124954910 gene encoding uncharacterized protein LOC124954910, which produces MESNDRKNVYLSKNPDNSLNSGMRDTMIVNPGNIPPECGDGVMKPVSVSGVSSNQAKWSNAQNKNFIINAVPVKNEIVHLEGGTHCNKKMYYYDRHYGHEETERPTRRGTKRYRDKDAPKRALSAFFYFCQELRGKMRELHPEMGVGDIAKELGKLWMTTDLQTKSKYMAIAEEDRVRYEREIIAYNKRMKNYDPEDVGTV; this is translated from the exons ATGGAGTCTAATGACAGAAAGAATGTTTATCTTTCTAAAAATCCtgataattctttaaattctGGAATGAGAGATACTATGATTGTTAATCCTGGAAATATTCCCCCAG AATGTGGCGATGGGGTAATGAAGCCTGTTAGTGTTTCTGGCGTTTCTTCTAATCAAGCAAAATGGTCTAATgctcaaaataaaaattttattatcaatgctGTACCGGTAAAAAATGAA ATAGTTCACCTCGAAGGTGGGACACATTGCAATAAAAAGATGTATTATTACGATAGACATTATGGTCATGAAGAAACTGAAAGACCAACACGTAGGGGAacaaagagatatagagacaAGGATGCTCCAAAACGCGCAct ttctgcatttttctacttttgcCAAGAATTACGTGGTAAAATGAGAGAATTGCATCCAGAAATGGGTGTAGGTGATATTGCCAAAGAATTGGGTAAACTTTGGATGACTACTGATCTGCAAACTAAATCGAAATATATGGCTATTGCTGAAGAAGACAGAGTTAGATATGAGAGA gAAATAATAGCATATaataaaaggatgaaaaacTATGATCCAGAAGATGTTGGAACAGTGTAA